The segment AAGTGATGTACGACTTCTCATTAAAGCACGAAGGGATTCATACATGGCTTTATCTAGCTCTTCGCTAGTATGGACTACTACTAAATTGAAGTGCTGATTATCCAATACAGAAGAAAGGATTTTTCTGGCTATATCGCCTCCTGTACCTGTTTCTGCACCCTCTAAATTGTAATCTAAAATCAATAAATCGGATTGATGAAGGTGATCAGCAAGTTGTCCTGGAGTCTCACTGCCTGCTGTTTTTTCTGTAGAGCTCGAAGAAACGCCATCATGAATATCAATAATAAAGCCCGGATTTTGACTGCGAAATTCTTTTATCAACTTCATGACTTCACTTGCAATCACAGATTCTTGCCATTTCTTGCTTTTTGACCGAGCTTCTATTTGTCGAGAGTTATCTTCGCCAGCAATTTTTGAATTAAATATTTCTTCCCACGTTGGGTATTGATCGTCAATGATTAATACAGAGCGCAGCGGAGATATAAATGCTTCGCGAACCAAATTGTTAAAAGTATTTGCCTCAGCCAAAATTGGCCCCCTTGAAATTAATCACGAAATTAGCGCCTGCCAATAGCCTAAATTTACGATCTGTGGCGTACTCAATAGAATGGCCACTGGCCATTAAATTTACCCGGCAGAGATATAGCCCAATACCTCTGCCTCCACTGGATTTTCGAGTGAAAAACATTTTAAAAAGATTTTCCTGATCAACCGGATTTATACCGGGTCCATTATCAGAAATAATTACTTTGTCGTCTAAAATTGAAAGATAAACCTCAGCATTTGGAGTGCTAGATGTCACTAACCAATAGACACTATTGTTCACTAGGTTCACAAAAACAGGATATATCCGAGATGGTTGATCAAATATTGAGAATGCTCGGAATTCTTTCGAGGCGTGTATTTTTATTGCTCGGTTATGTAAAACTGACTCAAAAAAACTGATGATATAGTCTTCAATATCTTTACCGAAAATTTGCCGGCGCGTTTTGTTTCCTGACACCTTCAGTGGTGATAAAAACTCAAGTTGTTGACTTAGTGCCTCAAATCCTTCAACAACCAGATTAGTACCAGGAATATCTCCGATTGTACGGATTTTCCTGATACCTTCCCTAACCATACGCTCATTATTGGTCAGTTCATGGCCTAAGATTTCTACTGTAATACCAAGTTGGGCAACTTGATTGAGACGGTTTAAATCATCACGCAAAGTAATATTGTCTGCCGTACCTTGCCGGGCTATCAGTTCAATATTGATATTTTCGCTCATTAACTCAAGTGCATCTAAATATGATTGGAAAGTATCCTCGTTCTCCATATCAAGCTTCGTGTATATTGCCTTCATCTGTTCTAAAGCTTGATCGAGACCAAGAAGTCCTATCCGGACCTGATCAACTAATGGCATAGCTTCGAGATGAAAAGCCTTATTACGTTCATCAAAGAGGGTTGATACTCGGTCTCGTTCTGCTCCTTGTAGAGTATCAATAGATTTACGCCAAGATCTTAAACGCGCTTGTAACTTGCTGGCATGACTACTGAGCTGTTTTTGAGCAATATCTTCTGGTTTTGCAGGATTGATGCTCTGAATTGCGTCTGCTCGCTTCTGTTCTAGAACGTGAATACGCTCCAACATTTCAGTGTACATAGTTCTGAATGTTCTATAATCATCTTCCGCAGAGCCAAGCTTTGCGGGCGCGCCGACTACTCGTAAATCGGCTAAACGCATACTCAACTCACTAATCAACGTCTGGGTATTATCCAAATCCAGTTCATTGTTAATATGGATGTTAGCATTTATTTTCTCTGTCTCATTAACCATTGAAAATAAAATCGGCAAGTTTGTATTTAGTCGTGAGCGAAATTTTTGTGCGTTCAGTTTCGCAAGTTCTTTGCGTTCTTTTTCAGCTCTATCCTTTTCATTTTGAGCTCTAATATCAGGGAGTAGTTCTTTTCGAAGGTCGGAATTACTGCCGAAATATTCGTAAGCAGCACGCTTGAGTATGTTTTTTACAACCTCTCGAAGCACTTTAGTAGCACGGTTATCAATAAAACCTTCTCGCCCAGCTTTGTCACGTAAGTTTGGGTTCAACTCTCTTGAAATTGCGATCCGTCCAAACATACGTCTAGCATTCCAATATTCTCGACCAGCATTAACGCTACGTTGCCTTTCAATCTCAAAGAAGTCGTTAGTTTCACGCCCATAAGGCAGAACGCGCAATCCGTTACGAAAGATCAGGAAACCACTATGTTGCTTAGCAAGTCCCAAAAAGCGAGTGAAGTTCTCATTAGAAAGGGTTGAACTATCTCTCATTAGTTCGAATGTTGCTATATGAAGACTGAATGGCCCAATAAATGTGGTAGGCCCTTTAGGGATAGTTAAATCTTTAGGAGGATAAATTACATAATCTGTTCCAAGCTTTCTCCATTCTCCAAAGGCTTTTACTTGGCCTCTAAAAACACCATATTCATCAATGTTTCCAGATAAAACGTGCTCCATTTCTTCTGTAACTTCGCGGTTAATAGCTTCTCTGTCATTTTCAATGATGGTTGATGAGAACGTCTCCGACCATGTCTTCACTTCATATGAAAATCTAGGGTCAAACGCATTGAACTCACTGGCATCAGCTGCAACATAGGGATCAGTAAATGCAGAAAGGGTACTGAAAAAAGAATCTCGAATATTTTTAATATTTGAATCTAATTCGATAGAAGGTAATTGCGCTTTGAGATCATAGTTGATGTCAGAAACAATTAATGCAGTACCATGCTGTCTTTTTTCATTCCAAACCAACCAAGGTTCAAAATGGCGTTTTTCGAATCGTGCATTGATGATTGTGTTAGTTATTAGTTCGGATGGCTTTTTTGCTTCTGGATCATCCTCCAATATAACCCGATCATAAGTTTCCCAAGCAAGCTTGAGCCGATTGGCGCGTTTTTCGTCTGAAATGTTACCAGAAATATTATCTTTCAAACGTTCGAATAAATCTGGTAGCAACTGAAAGAGATCAGTCCTTTCAGCGAATTGGGTTACAGGTATTTCAATATCAGATAAGACCAAATAGGGATTTTCAAAAATGCGCCAATCAATAAGTGCAGCAACGAAGTCTGTTTTTTTTCGTTTGCTGACAATTAAGAGAAGTGGTCCAAGATTTGCTGAAGACAGCCGGCCAATCCCCTTTTGACCCTGCTTGGTTCGTTTTGGCAAGCCATCTCTGTCATCATCATCTGAAGTATTTGTATCGTATTTTGAATCTGTGCCTACCACGAGCCAACGATTGATAAACTCATCATAGTTCATGCCGTGGCCGTCATCGAAGACGGCTGCTACCGGCTCAGGATCATCGAAGATATGGAGGCTTACGTCGCGTGCATATGCATCATAGGCATTTTTCCAAAGCTCCGAAATCGCTGTGGGACAGTCGGCGATTTGCTCGCGTCCTAAGTGATCAACCGTTCTGGCTTGTGTACGAAAGGCAAGAGTCTCAATCATACTTTCTCGATTTGGTATTCTTGGACGCACGAAAGGACATTAGCATGCGTCTGGTCTAAGGTTTTATCAATTAAATAACTTTTAATATGTTTGATCAAGTACTTACCTAGCTCAACAGGAACAGCGTTACCAATTTGTCGTCCTGCCGCAGTTAATCCCCCGGTAAAGGTGAAATTATCTGGAAATGTCTGGATTCGGGCTGCTTGCCGCAATGTTATGCCATGATGTTCGGTTGGATGTACGAAACGACCTTTTGATGGATTAATACATGCAGTAGTCATCGTTGGGGCGGGTTCAGCAGGATCAATTCGACCATAAACATCTTTGTGCCCATCATGTTGTTCATGGCATGGAAGAATTCGTCCTGAATCTTTGCGACTACCACCATTCGGTGGTGTATTACTAAATGCTTCAATCAAATCAGGCCCATGGTTCATATGGATGTCATTTTCATCATTAGCTGGGGCTGGTTTAAAAACATTAGCGCATGGTACCCACAGTTTCTGTCCAGATTTAACTTTTCCGGGTGCAGAGTGAGTTGCTTGAGGGGGCCATATAAAATTTTGCACATCTGCTGCGTCTCTGACACCTAAGATGAAAACCCGTTTTCGTCTTTGCGGTACACCAAAATCTCTGGCATCCAATACAACAGGTCTGAAAACGTGATATCCAGCCTTAGAGCCTTCCTCGTAAAACTTTTCGAGAAATTCTTTATGACGTTCCCATAGTATACCTGGAACATTCTCCATGAGGAAAACGCGTGGGCGAAATGCTTTAACAAAACTAAAGTATGAAAGAACCAACTGGTTACGTGGATCATTGACCCCGGCATCAAGTATTCGATGCGTCGAGAACCCTTGGCATGGAGGTCCTCCCAAAAGAAGATCGCATTGAACATTTCCAAGAATTTCATCACGTACTGACTCGGGAACGTACTCAAGTATGCTTTTATCTAAAACCTTTGCATTTTTTGCCGCATCATACTTCAGTATGTTTTCTTTGTACGTTTTTACAGCATAGGCGTCATTTTCAATAGCAACGGCAATTGTGCAACCAGCCTGTACAGCTGCAAGTGAGAACCCTCCTGCACCTGCGAATAGATCGATGGCAATAGGCTTAATTTCACGATTTTTTTTATTCATTCGAGTGTTAACGCTCAACTGAGTTTAGTTTGTTGATCAGTTTATGGGGTGGTCATTTCAAACACAATGTTAGCGAAACAGCCTGGGTAACTTGTACAGCTCATCAGCTTCAGCTCCGCAGTTTGTGCTAAGCGGCCCAAATGTTTCTTACATGAAGTCTAACAATGGGTTCTAAGGTAAGGAAGCTTAAATAACCGGTTTCAAAATGGATGGAACGAAGATGCTAGACGTTAGTTTTCAAAGATGTCTGTTTAAGTGGCAAGAACCCAAAACTTCCCCCACTTAGCCCCCACTTTGCAGGTGTTTCACCGTTCCCCCACTTCATTTTTTGGTTTTTTTGTAACCTATTGTTTATTATTGGTTTTATTATCCTCCCCCGCTTGGCGTATATATACAGGTGGGGAGTGGGGGAAATCAGCTCAAAAAGTGATGACTGATACTTCTTCCCCCACATGTGCCCCATTTAATCCCCCACTTTAAGACCCTGACAAAGTGGCCTGACAAGCTCACCATCGCAAATTATCAGACCGTCTCTTACTAGTTTTTCCAGCCAGCGGTTGAATTTCTTGGAAACGTCGAACCCCATTTTCCTCATGTCATCACGAAGCAAAGCACGAGTGCATGGTTCACCGTTGGCAGTGCGCAAACGAATGGCTTTCCAGAGCGCCAAATGGTTTTCAGTCAAACGTGAAATTCCAGCCAACTCAGCATTGCCTTCATCATCCGACTCATTGACCGGTCTTCCTTCATCCTTCAGGACAAGAGAACTGATCTGATCGCCATCGTTATCGATATAGAGATCGACCGGAAAAAGGTCGTATGCCTGCCGTGGTGGTTCCTCGGCATCTTTCATCTTGGTGCAACTGAGGATTAGCGCACCACCTTCACCTTCCCGACGCACGTTAAATTCAACATCCAGAGCCTCCCTGAACGCACTGGAACTGCGCGCGCCTCTGTCTTAATCCTTACCGGAATGATGAATAATCAACACGGTGGCCTGCGTTGCTGCCTTGATGAAGTCACAACCCTGAATAAACGCGCCCATATCTTTCGCCGCGTTTTAATCGGAACCGCCAAAGCAGCGGGCGAGGGTATCGAGGATAATCAACCTTACCGGCATGCCGGTTGCGGCTTTAACGTCGTTGGCCGCTTTGATCACCTGTTCAACGCTTTCCGGGTTGGCAGGGAAGATGGCACAATCCACGCGGTACAGCGAATCGATAGGGCTTCCGCCGTTCAGCGTTTCCCCCCATGCCTGGATACGGCGGGGAACACCGATACCGCCTTCACCAACCACGTAAATAACCGCACCCTGTGTCACCGGCTTACCTGCCCAGGGTTTCCCGGTGGCGATATGGCATCCCCAGGATACCGCCAGGAATGATTTATATGATCCGCTGGCACCATAGGCGCTGGTGACGGATGAGCTAGGCAGATAACCTTTAATCAAATAGTCCTGCCGGGTATCGAAACCATCAGAACCTTTGCGCAATGGCAACGCGGTACTTAACTCCATGTAAGTTTGCTCCATGCGGGTGAGTGGGATTTCAGTACATTCAGGTTGATACATCTGTTCCTGAAAGGCAGTTTTGACGGCATCAATGCCGTACTGCTGGCGATAATCATCCCAGTCGCAGGCAATTTCGCCGGGTGGGAAAGATACCCAGCCATTCACAGTCCGAGCAGCCTGCACTGCCTGCTCCATACCGGTATTTGCAGAGCCATCAGAATGCAGGTCATGATCGCCCGCCAGGATCATGCAGCTTTCGGGATAACGGTTTTTCAGGGCCAGCGCGACATTACGCAGGTTATTGGCCGACATCGCAGCAACCACCATATTGTTAGCCACCTGGCTGAGGGTTAATGCCGTGGCGTAACCTTCAGTAATGACGATGTTTTTGGTTTCGTGGGATGTGTTGAGCGCGATAAACGCGCCTTTTATCTGCGAACCTGGCAGCAGCCGTTTTTCTCCTCCCGCATTGATCAGCAAAGTCTACTTATTGGTAATAGATTGACTGTTCCTGGTAGGTACATTTATTAGCGTAGCTGCTGATGTTAACGCTTAACTTTTATCCGATGTCCCCATGAGTTGTTGTGTCGTCAGGTGCTTTCAGATATTCATTGAACTCATCAATATTAGTCTTTTTTAGTAACTGTTTAGTGTATTTCACTTCAATATCATCAGGCATTATCTTTGCCCACCAGTAGAAGAAGAACCCAACTTCAAGGATAATAAATGAGCTGAATAACCAATTCAGATTTATGGATGGAGATGTTTTGAAGATGATGCTCATGTAAATAGTGAGGAAAACAAGGGCAACGGATAACAGGATACCTGTTGACCTTCTTTTTGTGAGTGCACGGTCATTGAGGTGAAATTCATTTCCGTTGCCTTCAACAAAAGGCACGGTTTTATGTAATCCATGCATTTCTTCCTCTGTACACTTTGAGAATAAATAGCAATATAGATTTCCATATTTATCATTTATCAGATTGGTTGCGATTTTCACAGCACGATATTTCATCATTCTTTTTATCATGACCATTTCTTTTGAGTCTGCATATCCAGACTCTTCGAGCAACTTTTTAGCAAGATTTAATTGCTCAGTTCTATGGGTGGAGTATTTGAATAACAACTCAAAAAGATCTTTGAATTTTAAAACAAAGATAACGACAAAAACAAATATGATGAAGTCGATATTAATCTTCTGAATCTTATCCCATATTGAAAAAATATCATCCATAAAAACTCTCCAATATATGTTAGTGACTGTTGGTTTTAAGAAGTCGGTATGTGCTGATACATGGGTGAGCACAATAAACTTATATATAGCACGAAAGTATGTGCGGGCACCATTGGCATAAAATGATATGACCATTCACCTCGTGCTTTACGATACAGATTTTGAGTTATGAAGTTTCTCACCGAGGAAGTGTAATAAGCAGTGGGATGTATTCAGGATCGTAACTTGACGTTGTAACTGGTTGTACTAACTAGATTAGCCCCTTAGATCACCAGACACTTCGCCTCTCTTAAAATAAGAGGTAGTCTTGGAACTATGTTTAACACCAGTCAGAATAATAAGATGGTTGAAGTGTTATCAGGACCTGAGCGACGTCGGCGTCGTACTCCGCAGGAAAAAATTGCCATTATTCAGCAGACTATGGAACCGGGCATGACCGTGTCTCACGTCGCACGACTGCACGGTATCAATGCTAATCAGATCTTCAAGTGGCGCAGGCAATATGAAGACGGCTCACTGACCGCCGTGACCTCAGGCGGAGAAGTCNNNNNNNNNNNNNNNNNNNNNNNNNNNNNNNNNNNNNNNNNNNNNNNNNNNNNNNNNNNNNNNNNNNNNNNNNNNNNNNNNNNNNNNNNNNNNNNNNNNNAAACGCGGGCGTTCGCCCGGATGCTGGGGCTTGAGCCATGTACGACCGCAGTTCGTAGCCCGGAAAGCAATGGCATAGCAGAAAGCTTCGTGAAAACGATAAAGCGGGATTACATCAGTGTGATGCCAAAACCGGACAGCCAGGTAGCGGTGATGAACCTGGCGGAGGCGTTCAGTCATTACAACGAACATCACCCGCACAGCGCGCTGGGATATCGCTCGCCGCGGGAATATATACGCAGAAAGTTATCACAACCGTAAGAGAGAAAAGGCGTCTGGATATATAGGGTCAAATCCACTAACAGGGCAACCCATAGATATTTTATAAACACTTACGGCAGATTTTGAAGTTGAACTAACTTGTTCTATTAATTCATAAAATTATTTGTATCGAGTATGCGTGCTGGGTATTAATAGGGTAAAATCGTGCCACTTAAATCAATTATGAAGGATTCAGGATTGATGCATGCGTATAAGTTAGTGACACCGGGTTTAGCAACATTCGGTGATCTCTCATATCTTGATATTGAGTTTACCTTTTCTGGCAATTTCGGGCGTAAAGCCACATATCGTCTGGCGTTCTGCCCACCTTCATTAGACCCAGTAGCTGCTGAAACGATGCACAGAATGATTGGCCCTGAAATCCTTGTGTTATGTGTATCAGTGGTGAGCTTTGCAGATATCGTCCAACTTGAAAGAGAACAATGGCAACGGGAGAATCCAGTATCAGGGGAAGTACCTCTTAACATGTTTGATAAACCGGCAGATTCGTTCGATTTAGACCTGTCAGAGCTGCAATATCTTTACGTTACGTTGGTTGACTTCATGTTGAAAGTTGCTGACAATTTCAGCATTCAGGTTTTGTTTTTTACCGCAGAACGCGAAGAACTACACGCCACATACTCCAGGTACGTGAAAAGACTCACCAAAGAGCGTGGCTTAACTTACATCAATGACGGAGCTGCTTATGCGATACGAACACAGCACTACCCGCGATAAGGGTAAGATTGATTTCAAAGCGATCCATGATAGCAAAGTCGAGATGATGAAACGCTTTATGGCCGCTAAAGCTGAAGCAGAGCGCAAAGGTGAAGTGGTCTACAAAGCTCTTTAATCTTTTGCAATGCGTCATAAGTGAAAAGACCTGTTCAGGTCTTTTTTTATGTCCAAACAGTCATAAGTGCATGTTTAATGCCTCAACGCGTGGAGCCAACTATCCAGAAAATTCGGGCAGCAAGCTCTTTCATCATTCTGGCTAAAGTCGGGACGTGTCGTATATATGCTTTCCTGTTTGCCAGCAGGATATGACGGACATTGATTCTCAAGAACTATCTCGATTCTGTGAACTGGAAAAGCATTAAACTGTTTTCTCAAAACAGAAAATTACACCAATAATGATGAGCAAAGAACGTGTGGAGATTTGTCATGACAGCAAAAATTAAATTCAAAAGCCCCGCATTTGAAGCAATTCATAGCGCAGCAGCCGGTATGTTGAGAGCGGGTGTGATCTCACAGAAAACCATGCGCAGCTTTGATGCAACCTGCAAAAGCACTGGCTAAAATAATGATCCGGCAGTCGTAACATTGATCCAAATAAGTAAGGAGGTAAGTATGCATGGACCAGAACCGTCTGATAAGCATCCTATGAAGGAATTTCCCCAGGTTTGCTTTATTAAAAATACGATTAATAATCCCAATATCATCGTTGGTGATTTCACGTATTACGACGATCCAGAAGACTCGGAAAACTTTGAACGTAATGTTCTTTATCATTTTCCATTTATTGGCGATAAGCTCATCATTGGCAAATTTTGCGCGATTGCCAAAGGTGTTCAATTCATAATGAACGGATCCAACCATAAACTCTCTGGTTTCTCCACTTTTCCGTTTTATATCTTCGGTAATGGATGGGAAAAATCGATGCCAAAGGCAGGGGATTTGCCTTACAAGGGGGATACGGTAATTGGTAACGATGTGTGGATTGGATATCAGGCATTAATCATGCCCGGCGTGAAGATAGGCAACGGCGCGATTGTCTCCTCGCGTTCAGTGGTGACTTCCGATGTACCTGCTTATGCGATTGTGGGCGGTAATCCCGCGAAGTGATTAAACAACGTTTTTCCGATGAAACCATAGAGGCGCTGCAAAAGCTGGCGTGGTGGGATTGGCCTGTAGAAAAGATCACTGAAAACCTCTCTGCAATAATGTCCAGTGACATTGAAGCATTTCGCGATTGATGGCATCTGCTACCAGGCGCGCTGAATGTCCCACTTTTGGCAGTGTGTTGTGTGCGATACCAGCTATCGCACAAAAAATCGGGGGCACTTCCGGGGGCATTTAAAGTAAATTGAACAGAATTTACCCCCATAAATCATCAAGCTACACCTTACTTTTCAATCCTGTAGTGGAAAAATGTCCCGCAGATGTGAGCCATGAATATCAGTAGCAAGACCCACCAGCATGATGCGAGCCTGTTCCACCATG is part of the Pantoea phytobeneficialis genome and harbors:
- a CDS encoding DNA cytosine methyltransferase, with the translated sequence MNKKNREIKPIAIDLFAGAGGFSLAAVQAGCTIAVAIENDAYAVKTYKENILKYDAAKNAKVLDKSILEYVPESVRDEILGNVQCDLLLGGPPCQGFSTHRILDAGVNDPRNQLVLSYFSFVKAFRPRVFLMENVPGILWERHKEFLEKFYEEGSKAGYHVFRPVVLDARDFGVPQRRKRVFILGVRDAADVQNFIWPPQATHSAPGKVKSGQKLWVPCANVFKPAPANDENDIHMNHGPDLIEAFSNTPPNGGSRKDSGRILPCHEQHDGHKDVYGRIDPAEPAPTMTTACINPSKGRFVHPTEHHGITLRQAARIQTFPDNFTFTGGLTAAGRQIGNAVPVELGKYLIKHIKSYLIDKTLDQTHANVLSCVQEYQIEKV
- a CDS encoding integrase core domain-containing protein, which produces TRAFARMLGLEPCTTAVRSPESNGIAESFVKTIKRDYISVMPKPDSQVAVMNLAEAFSHYNEHHPHSALGYRSPREYIRRKLSQP
- a CDS encoding transposase; translation: MVEVLSGPERRRRRTPQEKIAIIQQTMEPGMTVSHVARLHGINANQIFKWRRQYEDGSLTAVTSGGEV
- a CDS encoding ATP-binding protein, which gives rise to MIETLAFRTQARTVDHLGREQIADCPTAISELWKNAYDAYARDVSLHIFDDPEPVAAVFDDGHGMNYDEFINRWLVVGTDSKYDTNTSDDDDRDGLPKRTKQGQKGIGRLSSANLGPLLLIVSKRKKTDFVAALIDWRIFENPYLVLSDIEIPVTQFAERTDLFQLLPDLFERLKDNISGNISDEKRANRLKLAWETYDRVILEDDPEAKKPSELITNTIINARFEKRHFEPWLVWNEKRQHGTALIVSDINYDLKAQLPSIELDSNIKNIRDSFFSTLSAFTDPYVAADASEFNAFDPRFSYEVKTWSETFSSTIIENDREAINREVTEEMEHVLSGNIDEYGVFRGQVKAFGEWRKLGTDYVIYPPKDLTIPKGPTTFIGPFSLHIATFELMRDSSTLSNENFTRFLGLAKQHSGFLIFRNGLRVLPYGRETNDFFEIERQRSVNAGREYWNARRMFGRIAISRELNPNLRDKAGREGFIDNRATKVLREVVKNILKRAAYEYFGSNSDLRKELLPDIRAQNEKDRAEKERKELAKLNAQKFRSRLNTNLPILFSMVNETEKINANIHINNELDLDNTQTLISELSMRLADLRVVGAPAKLGSAEDDYRTFRTMYTEMLERIHVLEQKRADAIQSINPAKPEDIAQKQLSSHASKLQARLRSWRKSIDTLQGAERDRVSTLFDERNKAFHLEAMPLVDQVRIGLLGLDQALEQMKAIYTKLDMENEDTFQSYLDALELMSENINIELIARQGTADNITLRDDLNRLNQVAQLGITVEILGHELTNNERMVREGIRKIRTIGDIPGTNLVVEGFEALSQQLEFLSPLKVSGNKTRRQIFGKDIEDYIISFFESVLHNRAIKIHASKEFRAFSIFDQPSRIYPVFVNLVNNSVYWLVTSSTPNAEVYLSILDDKVIISDNGPGINPVDQENLFKMFFTRKSSGGRGIGLYLCRVNLMASGHSIEYATDRKFRLLAGANFVINFKGANFG